Proteins encoded together in one Diabrotica undecimpunctata isolate CICGRU chromosome 3, icDiaUnde3, whole genome shotgun sequence window:
- the LOC140436861 gene encoding zinc finger HIT domain-containing protein 2: MSSSKIIELDETNTCKICDNALAKYSCPKCNLLYCSLNCYQANSHLECSESFYKDNVFEELKFDKESPESKEKMVEILKRFHDRNLLPSADTDESFGEYSGFSIEDILNFDPGESDELDSDDEDEMLDIGERLQGVNLDDAEKVWDKLTDSEKQDFVAFLKSEDVSNLIPSWQPWWMVYNPSLVEEVEKVDDYKKDCPEIGSIKDFSKLSSKAPAECVKYNLINILTGYAFTTRYFNGEHFEFPHQAVSCIVTISLTMKVGQVFEDFETAVKSVEQECINSDWIMTDSENIEIMRQDIERILKGPKKSEPKFYILCALSDINHLLNNSLKETNDAKTSDGFSKLFPNHHFPSVKLEQPDKIKTHIKKIDYFLSYTNDLFES, from the exons ATGTCTTCATCAAAAATTATCGAACTGGATGAAACCAACACATGCAAAAT CTGCGATAATGCTCTTGCAAAATACTCATGTCCCAAGTGTAATCTATTATATTGTTCTTTAAATTGCTATCAAGCCAATTCACACTTGGAATGCAGCGAAAGTTTTTATAAAGACAATGTCTTTGAAGAACTTAAGTTTGACAAAGAAAGCCCAGAATCTAAGGAGAAGATGGTAGAAATTTTAAAGCGATTTCATGATCGAAATCTACTACCTTCTGCTGATACAGACGAATCGTTTGGAGAATATTCAGGATTTTCTATTGaggatattttaaattttgatccTGGAGAATCCGATGAACTCGACTCTGATGATGAAGATGAGATGTTAGATATTGGAGAAAGATTGCAAGGGGTTAATTTAGATGATGCTGAGAAAGTATGGGATAAACTTACAGATAGTGAAAAGCAAGATTTCGTAGCTTTTTTAAA ATCAGAAGATGTTTCTAATTTGATACCTTCTTGGCAACCTTGGTGGATGGTTTATAATCCTTCCTTGGTAGAAGAAGTTGAAAAAGTGGATGATTATAAAAAGGATTGCCCAGAAATAGGTTCTATTAAAGATTTCTCCAAATTAAGT TCAAAAGCACCTGCTGAATGCgtcaaatataatttaataaatattcttaCTGGGTATGCTTTCACCACAAGATATTTCAATGGAGAACATTTTGAGTTTCCTCATCAGGCTGTGAGTTGTATTGTAACTATTTCTCTGACTATGAAAGTGGGTCAAGTGTTTGAAGACTTCGAAACTGCTGTGAAATCTGTAGAACAGGAGTGTATAAAT AGTGACTGGATAATGACTGATTCTGAAAATATTGAGATAATGAGGCAGGACATAGAAAGGATACTTAAAGGACCAAAGAAATCAGAACcaaagttttatattttatgtgctTTATCGGATATTAACCACCTGTTAAATAATTCTCTTAAAGAGACTAATGATGCAAAAACTTCGGATGGATTTTCCAAACTGTTTCCCAATCACCATTTTCCTTCCGTTAAGTTGGAACAGCCCGATAAAATTAAAACTCATATAAAGaaaattgattattttttatCGTATACTAATGATCTTTTTGAATCTTAA